In a single window of the Chryseobacterium culicis genome:
- a CDS encoding DUF1361 domain-containing protein, with product MKTFVESSRFKISVLLILMTVFCFSLSVFRYYISDTKVFLFLNWNLFLAWIPLLLSSFIIAFTIRSKISLFAIIIVWILFFPNSPYILTDLFHLRARNAVPIWYDLIVILSYAWTGLICGFMSLNDIEKRLSDYGKKNIITGVIVLFLFMSSFGVYLGRFLRWNSWDVLNNPFGLFSDIVVRLIYPMEYTKTWGVTVLMGIMLNFMYFTFKWAGTNDAKELQPENKSLNGLEQF from the coding sequence ATGAAAACCTTTGTTGAATCATCTCGATTTAAAATCAGTGTACTTCTTATATTGATGACCGTATTCTGTTTCAGCCTCTCAGTTTTCAGATATTATATCAGTGATACAAAAGTGTTTTTGTTTCTCAACTGGAATCTTTTTCTTGCGTGGATTCCTTTATTATTAAGTTCTTTTATTATTGCTTTTACTATCAGAAGTAAAATTTCCCTGTTTGCCATTATAATAGTCTGGATACTGTTCTTTCCCAATTCTCCCTACATTCTTACAGACCTTTTTCATCTGAGAGCCAGAAATGCTGTGCCGATCTGGTATGATCTGATTGTCATTCTCTCTTATGCCTGGACGGGATTGATCTGTGGTTTTATGAGTCTTAATGATATTGAAAAACGCCTTTCTGATTATGGCAAAAAAAATATCATCACTGGAGTGATTGTACTCTTTCTTTTCATGAGCAGCTTTGGAGTTTACCTTGGCCGATTTCTGAGATGGAACAGCTGGGATGTACTCAATAATCCTTTTGGTCTCTTCTCCGATATTGTGGTACGCCTGATTTATCCTATGGAATATACCAAAACATGGGGTGTTACAGTTTTAATGGGGATAATGCTCAACTTTATGTACTTTACATTTAAATGGGCAGGAACAAATGATGCAAAAGAATTGCAGCCGGAAAATAAATCATTAAACGGATTGGAACAGTTTTAG
- the dtd gene encoding D-aminoacyl-tRNA deacylase, with protein sequence MKIVIQRVSEASVKVDGKIVGEIGKGLMLLVGVDENDEKTDADWLVQKVLNLRIFGDEDDKLNLSVKDISGEILCISQFTLIADYKKGNRPSFIKAAKPDKAIPLFDYFKEEMAQSGLKTESGIFGADMKVSLINDGPVTIVMDSMTKS encoded by the coding sequence ATGAAGATCGTTATACAAAGAGTTTCTGAAGCCAGCGTAAAAGTAGACGGAAAAATTGTTGGTGAAATCGGAAAGGGATTAATGCTATTGGTGGGTGTGGATGAAAATGATGAAAAAACAGATGCAGACTGGCTTGTACAAAAGGTTTTAAACCTAAGAATCTTTGGGGATGAAGATGATAAGCTCAATCTTTCTGTGAAGGATATTTCAGGAGAAATCCTTTGCATCAGTCAGTTTACATTGATTGCAGATTATAAAAAAGGGAATCGTCCTTCTTTCATAAAAGCGGCAAAACCAGATAAAGCCATCCCTCTTTTTGATTATTTTAAGGAAGAGATGGCCCAATCCGGATTAAAAACTGAAAGCGGAATCTTCGGAGCGGACATGAAGGTTTCCCTGATCAATGACGGACCTGTTACCATTGTAATGGATTCGATGACCAAAAGTTAA
- the greA gene encoding transcription elongation factor GreA, with product MASYVTKEGLEKMKAELEQLETVERPKITQQIAEARDKGDLSENAEYDAAKEAQGMLEMRISKLKDVISTSKIIDESQLDTSKVSILTTVKLKNNATKQEQVFTLVPDNESDLKTGRISVNTPIAKGLLGKAIGEIAEITLPNGNKLSFEVLDISL from the coding sequence ATGGCAAGCTATGTAACTAAGGAGGGCCTAGAGAAAATGAAAGCTGAGCTGGAACAGTTGGAAACTGTGGAGAGACCAAAAATTACTCAGCAGATCGCAGAAGCAAGAGATAAAGGAGATTTATCGGAAAATGCAGAATACGATGCGGCTAAAGAGGCTCAGGGGATGCTGGAAATGAGAATTTCTAAGCTTAAAGATGTTATCTCTACTTCTAAAATTATAGACGAAAGCCAATTAGATACTTCAAAAGTTTCAATCTTAACGACAGTGAAACTTAAAAATAATGCTACCAAGCAAGAGCAGGTATTTACATTGGTACCGGATAATGAAAGCGACCTGAAGACAGGAAGAATTTCTGTGAACACTCCTATCGCAAAAGGTCTGTTAGGAAAAGCTATTGGCGAAATTGCTGAAATTACTTTACCTAACGGAAACAAACTGTCTTTTGAAGTATTAGATATCTCTTTATAG
- a CDS encoding S8/S53 family peptidase, translating to MKTKINLFALFAFCSTLSFGQDNQPKMTNDQNSIIYVCFSKGINSEKTAFSRNADLERFSRENHISFKYELDFTANKLDEMARNSKAIGNSTESVEKLKRIYKADIPLQNKEASEKIIHTLERFPEIEYVSVMSAEPIEPPLVNTFVATPDLESLQTYLNDNPGINAKYAWSRGITGQNIRVRDVEYGFYKTHEMLSNQNSIQLEPGYSPNAGLANNNYRDHGTAVVSILGSIKDNIGLTGAAYSASEIKGYMEWTTVGYNRASAVSRSINASQAGDIILYEMQTGGKDGQYCPAEYDKVIWDLTKAATDSGIIIIAAAGNGNQNLDDPFYATYLARGNSGAIIVGAGSPNTTHSKLSFSTYGNRVDVQGWGSSVIAAGYGSYAKYDNDNNRTYNYFNGTSSATPVVSSAAILIQSFYRQTTGQYLTPSAMKNLLISTGIPQGGTVTGQKIGPLPNVKNAILQLEGNFAAPIKTLPALEVKIYPNPSSTSIAIQSSENKKLDVEIINLQGRTVIKNSVLPNEKIDISQLPTGQYIININEGQRRVVEKLTKL from the coding sequence ATGAAAACAAAAATCAACCTTTTCGCATTATTTGCGTTCTGTTCTACGCTGTCTTTTGGTCAGGACAACCAGCCCAAAATGACGAATGATCAAAATTCAATTATTTATGTATGCTTTTCAAAAGGCATTAATTCAGAAAAAACAGCTTTCAGCAGAAACGCTGATCTGGAAAGATTTTCAAGAGAAAATCACATTTCGTTTAAGTATGAATTGGATTTCACAGCCAATAAACTTGATGAGATGGCCAGAAACAGTAAAGCTATTGGAAATTCAACAGAGTCTGTAGAAAAGCTGAAAAGAATTTATAAGGCTGATATTCCCCTTCAGAACAAAGAAGCTTCAGAAAAAATCATCCATACTCTTGAGAGATTTCCTGAAATAGAATACGTATCCGTAATGAGTGCTGAGCCTATCGAACCCCCTTTGGTAAATACCTTTGTGGCTACTCCGGATCTGGAAAGCTTACAGACTTACCTGAATGACAACCCGGGAATCAATGCCAAATACGCATGGTCCAGGGGCATAACAGGACAGAATATTCGTGTAAGGGATGTGGAATATGGTTTTTACAAAACTCATGAAATGCTTTCCAATCAAAACTCTATACAACTTGAACCCGGATATTCACCGAATGCTGGATTAGCGAATAATAATTACCGCGACCACGGAACTGCAGTAGTGAGTATTTTAGGTTCGATAAAAGATAATATCGGACTTACAGGTGCTGCTTACAGTGCCTCTGAAATAAAAGGATATATGGAATGGACCACTGTAGGATACAACCGAGCTTCTGCGGTAAGCCGATCTATTAATGCATCTCAGGCCGGAGATATCATTTTATATGAAATGCAGACTGGCGGAAAAGACGGACAGTATTGTCCTGCTGAGTATGATAAAGTAATATGGGATCTTACAAAAGCGGCTACTGATTCGGGAATCATTATCATTGCAGCAGCAGGAAATGGAAATCAGAATCTGGATGATCCGTTTTATGCCACCTATCTTGCGAGAGGAAACAGCGGGGCGATTATTGTAGGAGCGGGATCTCCAAATACCACCCATTCAAAGCTAAGTTTCAGTACTTACGGAAACAGAGTGGATGTTCAGGGATGGGGAAGCAGCGTGATAGCGGCAGGTTATGGATCGTATGCAAAATATGATAATGATAACAACAGAACCTATAATTATTTCAACGGTACCAGTTCTGCTACTCCGGTAGTATCTTCTGCAGCAATTTTGATACAGTCTTTCTATCGTCAAACTACAGGTCAATATTTAACACCTTCAGCAATGAAAAACTTATTAATTTCAACAGGAATTCCCCAAGGAGGAACTGTGACTGGTCAAAAGATTGGGCCTCTTCCTAATGTGAAGAATGCTATCCTTCAACTGGAGGGTAACTTCGCAGCACCTATTAAGACTTTACCTGCATTAGAGGTTAAAATTTATCCTAATCCATCCAGCACTTCTATAGCTATTCAAAGCAGTGAAAATAAAAAATTAGATGTTGAGATTATCAATCTTCAGGGGCGTACCGTTATCAAAAATTCGGTTTTACCTAATGAAAAAATTGATATTTCCCAGCTGCCAACGGGTCAGTATATTATCAACATCAATGAAGGCCAAAGAAGAGTTGTTGAGAAATTGACAAAACTTTAA
- a CDS encoding DUF4153 domain-containing protein, protein MKTHHYIFLTAILFVIVFYDQDVGLNLGILGMIYAVLTLIRTPEKNKTRTLYTLFVTSILSSIAFAWYGDFPSFIAVASSLLLLGYKSKNRRLKILFLIPVFIVNCCTSFCRFFSFDEWLPKKNVSGLWQKTFAFILIPLVLVSVFFGIYSAGSDHFAALFTNYELDLNIWQVFCLSVLGFFIAFNYWNYAVEKLIYKNNHVLDNEFSKDSRISKATYSFLDLDAERTSGVISFVLLNILLIFFIITYNYEQFYEAVKTPIQLSEETHERVNAVIMSIVMAILVIMFYFKSGFNFDPKAGLLKILAKLWIFLNAILVVSAALKNYEYIVNYAFTYKRLGVFAFLLLSLIGLALTYIKIQKQKRNIFLVNTMIWYFYGTVLVCSYFNWGGFITSQNMKRKDFAVNYHVTSINFSEKALLEYADDKNDQKLKKRLQDKMKSETSKTFLSKIIYYQTLK, encoded by the coding sequence ATGAAAACACATCATTATATATTTCTTACAGCCATTCTGTTTGTCATTGTATTCTACGATCAGGATGTTGGGCTAAATCTTGGAATTCTGGGAATGATTTACGCTGTATTAACCCTTATCAGAACGCCTGAAAAAAATAAAACCAGAACCCTGTATACTCTTTTTGTAACAAGTATTCTGTCCAGTATAGCATTTGCCTGGTATGGTGATTTTCCATCCTTTATTGCCGTGGCAAGTTCACTGCTTTTGCTGGGATATAAATCGAAGAACAGAAGATTGAAAATTCTCTTTTTAATTCCAGTTTTTATTGTGAATTGCTGTACTTCATTCTGTCGCTTTTTCAGTTTTGATGAATGGCTGCCGAAGAAAAATGTTTCCGGATTGTGGCAGAAGACCTTTGCTTTTATTTTGATTCCGCTGGTACTGGTTTCTGTTTTCTTTGGGATTTATTCTGCCGGAAGTGATCACTTCGCCGCTCTTTTCACAAATTACGAACTTGATCTTAATATTTGGCAGGTATTCTGTTTATCAGTCTTAGGATTCTTTATTGCCTTTAATTACTGGAACTATGCAGTGGAAAAACTCATCTATAAAAATAATCATGTTCTGGACAATGAGTTTAGTAAAGATTCCCGGATTTCCAAGGCCACTTATTCTTTCCTTGACCTGGATGCTGAAAGAACAAGTGGCGTAATATCTTTTGTCTTGCTGAATATTTTACTGATCTTCTTCATTATTACCTATAATTATGAACAGTTTTATGAAGCGGTAAAAACTCCGATTCAGCTTTCCGAAGAAACCCATGAAAGAGTGAATGCTGTAATCATGTCTATCGTGATGGCCATTCTGGTGATTATGTTCTACTTTAAATCCGGATTTAATTTTGATCCAAAAGCAGGTTTATTGAAAATATTAGCTAAACTATGGATTTTCCTCAATGCAATTCTTGTTGTTTCTGCAGCCCTCAAAAACTATGAGTATATTGTTAATTATGCATTTACCTATAAAAGATTGGGCGTATTTGCATTCCTTCTTTTATCACTGATTGGTCTGGCTTTGACTTACATAAAAATTCAGAAGCAAAAAAGAAACATATTCCTTGTCAATACAATGATCTGGTATTTTTATGGAACCGTTTTAGTGTGCAGCTATTTTAATTGGGGAGGCTTTATTACTTCCCAGAATATGAAACGGAAGGACTTTGCGGTCAATTATCATGTAACATCCATTAATTTTAGTGAGAAAGCTCTGCTGGAATATGCGGATGATAAAAATGATCAGAAGCTTAAAAAGAGATTACAGGATAAAATGAAAAGTGAAACCTCCAAAACATTCCTATCAAAGATTATTTATTATCAAACCTTAAAATAA